The genomic region CGTGACCAGAAGCTGCCCCTGAAGGTCTTCTCGATCTTCAAGACCGGCGCACTGACCCGTGTGGTGTGCGGCGAGGACGAAGGCACGCTGGTCCACGTCTGACCCGGTTCGCGCCCAAGCCCCTGGCCGGGCTCCTGCCCGGCCTTTCCGACCGACACGCCAGAAACGCACGCACCCATGCCCACACCCGCCGAAATCAAGAAATCCGCTGAACAGAAGATGCAGAAGGGCATCGAGTCCTTCCGCAACGCACTTTCCAAGATCCGTACCGGCCGTCCGCACCCGGGCGTGCTGGATCACATCCACGTCGACTACTACGGCACCTCCACGCCCATCAACCAGGTGGCCAACATCTCGCTGGCTGACGCCCGTACGCTGCTGGTCAACGTCTGGGAGAAGTCCATGGCCGTCGTCGTCGAGAAGGCCATCCGCGACTCTGACCTGGGCGTCAACCCGCAGTCGATGGGCACCGCCATCCGCGTGCCGATGCCGCCGCTCTCCGAGGAGCGCCGCCGCGAGATCGTCAAGGTCACCAAGCACGAGGGCGAGGCTGCCAAGGTGGTCATCCGTGGCGTGCGCCGCGAGGCCAATGACGAACTGAAAGCTGCTGCCAAGGCCAAGGAGATCTCCGAGGACGACGAGCGCCGGGGTCAGGAAGACATCCAGAAGACCACCGACCGCTTCATTGCCGAGATCGACAAGCTGCTGGCCGCCAAGGAACAGGAGATCATGACGGTCTGATCCGTCGTCACCTTCGTTTCTTTCCCCGGACCCCATCCTGCCATCATGAGCTTCACCAGTTC from Lautropia mirabilis harbors:
- the frr gene encoding ribosome recycling factor, with the translated sequence MPTPAEIKKSAEQKMQKGIESFRNALSKIRTGRPHPGVLDHIHVDYYGTSTPINQVANISLADARTLLVNVWEKSMAVVVEKAIRDSDLGVNPQSMGTAIRVPMPPLSEERRREIVKVTKHEGEAAKVVIRGVRREANDELKAAAKAKEISEDDERRGQEDIQKTTDRFIAEIDKLLAAKEQEIMTV